One segment of Marvinbryantia formatexigens DSM 14469 DNA contains the following:
- a CDS encoding beta-propeller domain-containing protein yields the protein MDEKKMIDQIKKSAEDVDVPETLRPENVQKKLEEEKKGKTGKRLRGFVRRYGILLAEAAAVVLIFTAGRQLGITEGRESAVLQAETEAAVQAESAPEAADAAQDMETGAVVQENDASADTAEQKKSMAQQEDGMTREDAAQDMETEAVGQAESAPEAADASLPEGIAPVDSEETLYNRLREYQQADNTSLMKLETAYDTGEIAVENETAASLGSAASTSGADMDFSQTNLREMGVDEGDIVKTDGEYIYIMKRNSSVKIIRASGEQMELVQTIKPETLDESVRDMYISGNILNLVTSGSRSSLKEESEDVYSTEYYDYARIVTYDISDPENPVLTGSVEQEGYYHSSRKVGDYVYLFTRFQPVIGETQEDSGIMPLVNGVTMEASDIYIPEVLQSTSYLVIGSVNVSEPSEMVAHKAVVSGAEQFYVSGQSIFICCNEWREGTGNVTKIMKFSYENGNIRGTGAAELKGYLNDTFSLDEYDGYLRVVATDWNDGNEINALYVYDAQMELVGKIDDIAPGETIRSARFIGDTGYFVTFKQTDPLFSVDLSDPENPQIIGALKVTGFSSYLHFYGEDRLLGIGYEADESTGMTTGIKLSMFDISDPSDVKEISRYVIKDASYCAGLNNYKAVLVNPEKNLLGFVCDDNYLVFSYDEDGFQNLLTYNLSEGENRQSNWYAYDDVRGIYIGDTFYLINGERIRAFDMENAFEQKAKLEF from the coding sequence ATGGATGAAAAGAAAATGATAGATCAAATTAAAAAATCGGCGGAGGACGTCGACGTGCCGGAGACGCTCCGCCCGGAAAATGTGCAGAAGAAGCTGGAGGAAGAAAAAAAGGGGAAAACTGGTAAAAGACTACGTGGATTTGTGCGGAGATATGGAATTTTGCTTGCGGAGGCTGCGGCTGTCGTGCTGATTTTTACAGCCGGGCGGCAGCTTGGTATCACAGAGGGACGGGAGAGCGCGGTTCTGCAGGCGGAAACGGAAGCTGCGGTGCAGGCAGAGAGCGCGCCGGAAGCGGCAGACGCGGCGCAGGACATGGAGACGGGAGCCGTGGTGCAGGAGAACGATGCATCCGCAGACACCGCTGAGCAGAAGAAGTCTATGGCGCAGCAGGAGGATGGCATGACCAGAGAGGACGCGGCGCAGGACATGGAGACGGAAGCTGTGGGGCAGGCAGAGAGCGCGCCGGAAGCGGCAGACGCATCGCTGCCGGAGGGGATTGCTCCGGTGGACAGTGAGGAGACGCTCTACAACCGGCTGAGGGAGTATCAGCAGGCGGACAATACGTCGCTGATGAAGCTGGAGACGGCTTACGACACGGGAGAAATAGCGGTCGAAAACGAGACCGCGGCATCTTTGGGAAGCGCCGCATCCACATCCGGCGCAGACATGGATTTTTCGCAGACCAACCTGCGGGAAATGGGTGTGGACGAGGGCGATATTGTAAAAACAGACGGGGAATATATTTATATAATGAAGCGGAACAGCTCGGTAAAGATTATCAGAGCCAGCGGGGAGCAGATGGAGCTGGTTCAGACAATCAAGCCGGAGACGCTCGATGAATCTGTGCGCGATATGTATATCAGCGGGAATATTCTGAATCTTGTGACAAGCGGCAGCAGAAGCAGCCTGAAGGAAGAATCGGAAGATGTTTATTCCACAGAGTATTATGACTATGCCAGAATAGTCACATATGATATTTCGGACCCGGAGAATCCGGTGCTGACCGGAAGCGTGGAGCAGGAAGGCTATTATCACAGCAGCAGAAAAGTGGGCGATTATGTCTACCTTTTCACCCGGTTTCAGCCGGTGATAGGGGAAACGCAGGAGGACAGCGGAATTATGCCTCTGGTAAACGGCGTGACAATGGAGGCGTCCGACATCTATATCCCGGAAGTGCTGCAGAGCACCAGTTATCTGGTAATCGGTTCCGTAAATGTCAGCGAGCCGTCGGAAATGGTCGCGCACAAGGCGGTGGTATCCGGCGCGGAGCAGTTCTACGTGAGCGGGCAGAGTATTTTCATCTGCTGCAATGAGTGGCGTGAGGGTACCGGAAATGTCACAAAAATTATGAAATTCTCTTATGAAAACGGGAACATCCGCGGAACAGGTGCGGCAGAGCTGAAGGGCTATCTGAACGATACCTTCTCGCTGGACGAGTATGACGGTTACCTGCGTGTGGTGGCGACAGACTGGAACGACGGCAATGAAATAAATGCACTTTATGTTTATGATGCGCAGATGGAGCTGGTGGGAAAAATTGACGATATTGCTCCGGGAGAAACCATCCGTTCCGCAAGATTTATCGGAGATACCGGATACTTTGTGACATTTAAGCAGACAGACCCCCTGTTTTCCGTGGACTTATCGGACCCGGAAAATCCGCAGATTATCGGAGCACTGAAGGTGACGGGCTTCTCCTCTTATCTGCATTTTTACGGGGAGGACAGGCTGCTCGGCATCGGCTATGAGGCGGATGAAAGCACGGGAATGACCACCGGCATCAAGCTGTCCATGTTTGATATTTCCGACCCGTCTGATGTGAAGGAAATCAGCCGTTATGTCATAAAAGATGCCAGCTACTGCGCCGGGCTGAATAATTATAAGGCGGTTCTGGTAAACCCGGAAAAGAATCTGCTCGGTTTCGTATGTGATGATAATTATCTGGTATTTTCCTATGATGAGGACGGATTCCAGAACCTTCTTACGTATAATCTTTCTGAAGGAGAGAACCGGCAGTCAAACTGGTATGCATACGATGATGTGCGCGGAATCTATATTGGCGATACCTTTTATCTGATAAACGGGGAACGCATCCGTGCCTTTGATATGGAGAACGCATTTGAGCAGAAAGCAAAGCTGGAGTTTTAA
- a CDS encoding RNA polymerase sigma factor, producing MEQQMKLVKQAKRGDTQAFARLYCGVYQDLYRFALYTLKNRHDAEDAVSDTVTDAWAQIGSLRKEESFKNWIFRILSNKCRRCLKRYMDRTEELPEELCVENGDAGERLDVKMAFARLTDEERMILSMHIFGGYSSREIGEILQMNDNTVRSRQKRALEKMETWLA from the coding sequence ATGGAACAACAAATGAAATTAGTAAAGCAGGCGAAAAGAGGAGATACGCAGGCATTTGCCCGGCTGTATTGCGGCGTATACCAGGATTTATACCGGTTTGCGCTCTATACGCTGAAAAACCGTCATGATGCGGAGGATGCCGTCAGCGATACCGTGACGGATGCCTGGGCGCAGATTGGCTCGCTGAGGAAAGAAGAATCCTTTAAAAACTGGATATTCCGGATTCTTTCCAACAAATGCCGCCGCTGCCTGAAGCGGTACATGGACAGGACAGAAGAGCTGCCGGAGGAGCTGTGCGTGGAAAACGGAGACGCCGGGGAGCGGCTGGATGTGAAAATGGCGTTCGCGCGTCTGACGGATGAGGAGCGCATGATTCTGTCAATGCATATTTTCGGCGGCTACAGCAGCCGGGAAATCGGAGAAATATTGCAGATGAATGACAATACGGTACGCTCCCGGCAGAAACGTGCGCTGGAAAAAATGGAAACCTGGTTGGCATGA
- the glgB gene encoding 1,4-alpha-glucan branching protein GlgB, with product MKTANEKETNQWDIRIGELDQYLFGQGTHYDIYKKLGAHPAVIDGKKGVHFAVWAPHAAKVYLTGDFCEWIETPDYEMKRLEPLGIYELFVEGMQVGDLYKYLICTHDGRRLYKADPFGNHAELRPGTASKVADIFNLEWNDESWEEKRRQQDLDTMPMSIYEVHPGSWMKHAPTDENPEGFYNYREFAERITDYVKDMGYTHVELMGIAEHPFDGSWGYQVTGYYAPTSRYGTPEDFAYMVDYFHQNGIGVILDWVPAHFPKDACGLAEFDGQPLFEYADPRKGDHPDWGTKVFDFGKNEVRNFLIANALFWVEHFHIDGLRVDAVASMLYLDYGRSAGQWVPNKYGENKNLEAIEFFRHLNSIVQKRNPGAMMIAEESTAWPQVTGAPEEGGLGFSMKWNMGWMHDFLDYMKLDPYFRSYNHNKMTFSMTYAFSERFILVLSHDEVVHLKCSMINKMPGLYDDKFANLRAGYAYMFAHPGKKLLFMGQEFAQFQEWSEARELDWYLLGEAKHSQLKEYVKTLLHLYKEDPAMYTLDHSWEGFEWINADDFSRSIFSFIRHSADRKSNLLFVISFTPVERKEYRVGVPQSGSYKLILNGDETRFGGNGHEVPATLKAVKGDCDGQPYYLEYDLPPYGVTVFKYAERKPEERKSTETKAAERKGVEHKAAASGATERKGAEHKTAASGAAGRKGAEHKDTAFGTHTKKTK from the coding sequence ATGAAAACGGCAAATGAGAAGGAAACAAATCAGTGGGATATCCGCATTGGAGAGCTCGACCAGTATCTGTTCGGGCAGGGAACACATTACGATATCTACAAAAAGCTTGGCGCGCACCCGGCGGTAATCGACGGGAAAAAGGGTGTGCACTTTGCGGTGTGGGCGCCGCATGCGGCGAAGGTGTATCTGACCGGTGATTTCTGCGAATGGATAGAGACGCCGGATTACGAGATGAAGCGTCTGGAGCCGCTTGGCATTTATGAGCTGTTTGTGGAAGGAATGCAGGTGGGAGACCTGTACAAATATCTGATTTGCACACATGACGGGCGGAGGCTTTACAAGGCGGACCCGTTTGGAAACCATGCGGAGCTGCGTCCGGGAACGGCATCGAAGGTGGCAGATATTTTCAATCTGGAATGGAACGACGAAAGCTGGGAGGAAAAGCGCAGACAGCAGGACCTCGATACGATGCCGATGTCGATTTATGAGGTGCATCCTGGTTCCTGGATGAAGCATGCGCCGACAGATGAAAATCCGGAGGGCTTCTATAATTATCGTGAGTTTGCGGAGCGCATCACAGATTATGTGAAGGACATGGGCTATACCCATGTTGAGCTGATGGGCATTGCCGAGCACCCGTTTGACGGCTCCTGGGGATACCAGGTGACGGGCTATTATGCGCCGACGTCGCGCTACGGGACGCCGGAGGACTTCGCGTACATGGTGGATTATTTTCACCAGAACGGCATAGGGGTCATTCTTGACTGGGTACCGGCGCATTTCCCGAAGGATGCGTGCGGTCTTGCGGAATTTGACGGACAGCCTCTCTTTGAATATGCGGATCCCAGAAAGGGCGACCATCCGGACTGGGGCACCAAAGTATTTGACTTTGGAAAAAATGAGGTGCGCAATTTCCTGATTGCCAATGCGCTTTTCTGGGTGGAGCATTTCCACATTGATGGACTGCGCGTGGACGCCGTGGCTTCCATGCTGTATCTGGACTACGGACGCTCCGCAGGTCAGTGGGTGCCCAATAAATACGGGGAAAACAAAAATCTGGAGGCGATTGAGTTTTTCCGTCACCTGAACAGTATCGTCCAGAAGAGAAATCCGGGTGCGATGATGATTGCCGAGGAGTCGACAGCGTGGCCGCAGGTGACAGGGGCGCCGGAGGAGGGCGGACTTGGATTCAGTATGAAGTGGAACATGGGCTGGATGCATGATTTCCTTGATTATATGAAGCTCGACCCGTATTTCCGCAGCTATAATCACAATAAAATGACGTTTTCCATGACGTACGCGTTTTCGGAGCGGTTCATTCTGGTGCTCTCTCACGATGAGGTCGTGCATCTGAAATGCTCTATGATTAATAAGATGCCGGGACTTTACGACGATAAGTTTGCAAACCTCAGGGCGGGGTACGCCTATATGTTTGCGCATCCGGGCAAGAAGCTTCTTTTTATGGGACAGGAGTTTGCGCAGTTCCAGGAGTGGAGCGAGGCGAGAGAGCTTGACTGGTATCTGCTGGGAGAGGCAAAGCACAGCCAGCTGAAGGAGTACGTAAAAACATTGCTGCATCTGTATAAAGAGGACCCGGCGATGTATACGCTGGACCATTCCTGGGAGGGCTTTGAGTGGATTAACGCGGATGATTTCAGCCGGAGCATTTTCAGCTTTATCCGTCATTCCGCGGACAGAAAGAGCAATCTGCTGTTTGTCATCAGCTTTACGCCGGTGGAGAGAAAGGAATACCGCGTAGGCGTTCCGCAGTCGGGAAGCTATAAGCTGATTCTGAATGGCGATGAGACACGGTTCGGAGGAAACGGACACGAAGTTCCGGCTACGCTGAAGGCGGTGAAGGGCGACTGCGACGGACAGCCGTATTATCTGGAATACGATTTGCCGCCCTATGGCGTTACGGTATTTAAGTATGCAGAGCGCAAACCGGAGGAACGCAAGAGCACGGAAACAAAAGCGGCAGAGCGCAAAGGTGTGGAACATAAAGCAGCAGCTTCTGGAGCGACGGAGCGCAAAGGCGCAGAACATAAAACAGCAGCTTCCGGAGCGGCAGGGCGCAAGGGCGCAGAACATAAGGACACGGCGTTTGGAACGCACACAAAAAAGACAAAATAA
- a CDS encoding alpha-amylase family glycosyl hydrolase — protein sequence MSKWYEKAVFYHMYPLGMTGAPKYNTQEEVTHRFDELEEWLPHLQDIGCTAIYIGPLFESTSHGYDTRDYRMVDRRLGDNEDFKQFVKKAHALGIRIVVDGVFNHTGREFFAFRDIQKNRENSPYCCWYKGINFGWNTHYNDGFGYEAWRNCYELVNLNLYERAVKDYLFDVIRFWIHEFDIDGIRLDCADCLDFDFMKEMRWMTAQEKEDFWLMGEVIHGDYARWANDDVLHSVTNYELHKGLYSGHNDHNYFEIAHTIRREFDENGGIYRGRKLYSFVDNHDVDRIMSKLNNKSHIFSVYTLLYTLPGIPSIYYGSEFGVEGRKEGPNDDPMRPRLLVKECLENNQHPELTEYIRMLGRLKKENEVLVDGRYRELLLTTRQYAYARILDDQAVIVAANNDEAPAYMEVPVPVAAETVTDYLSGEEKPVENGKIRTEVQPGRAAIYIVGNKEAAK from the coding sequence ATGAGTAAGTGGTATGAAAAAGCAGTATTTTATCATATGTATCCGCTCGGCATGACGGGCGCGCCGAAATACAACACGCAGGAGGAAGTGACGCATCGTTTTGACGAGCTGGAGGAATGGCTGCCGCATCTGCAGGACATCGGCTGCACGGCGATTTATATCGGTCCGCTGTTTGAATCCACGTCGCACGGCTACGACACCAGGGATTACCGCATGGTGGACCGGCGTCTGGGAGACAATGAAGATTTTAAGCAGTTTGTGAAAAAGGCTCACGCGCTGGGCATCCGCATCGTGGTGGACGGCGTGTTTAATCATACGGGAAGAGAATTTTTTGCATTCCGGGACATTCAGAAAAACCGGGAAAACTCCCCGTACTGCTGCTGGTACAAGGGCATTAATTTCGGCTGGAATACGCACTATAATGATGGTTTCGGCTACGAAGCGTGGCGCAACTGCTACGAGCTTGTCAATCTGAATCTTTATGAGAGAGCGGTAAAGGATTATCTGTTTGATGTCATCCGCTTCTGGATTCATGAATTTGACATCGATGGCATCCGGCTGGACTGTGCGGACTGTCTGGACTTTGATTTTATGAAGGAAATGCGTTGGATGACGGCGCAGGAAAAGGAAGATTTCTGGCTGATGGGAGAGGTCATTCACGGCGATTACGCGCGCTGGGCAAATGATGACGTGCTGCATTCTGTCACCAATTATGAGCTTCACAAGGGACTGTATTCGGGGCACAACGACCACAACTATTTTGAGATAGCGCATACCATACGGCGCGAGTTCGATGAGAACGGCGGCATTTACCGCGGAAGGAAGCTGTATTCCTTCGTGGACAATCACGATGTGGACCGCATCATGTCGAAGCTGAATAATAAGTCACATATTTTTTCGGTATATACGCTGCTGTACACGCTGCCGGGCATCCCGTCCATTTATTATGGAAGTGAATTCGGTGTGGAGGGCAGAAAGGAAGGACCGAACGACGACCCGATGCGCCCGCGCCTGCTTGTGAAGGAGTGTCTGGAAAACAATCAGCATCCGGAGCTGACGGAGTATATCCGTATGCTGGGCAGGCTGAAAAAGGAAAATGAGGTGCTTGTGGACGGAAGGTACCGCGAGCTGCTGCTGACCACCCGCCAGTATGCGTATGCGAGAATTCTGGACGACCAGGCGGTGATTGTGGCAGCAAACAACGATGAGGCTCCGGCGTACATGGAGGTCCCGGTTCCGGTTGCGGCAGAGACTGTGACAGATTATCTGAGCGGGGAGGAAAAGCCGGTGGAGAACGGAAAAATCCGTACGGAGGTACAGCCAGGCAGAGCGGCAATTTATATTGTCGGAAATAAAGAGGCTGCCAAATAA
- a CDS encoding TetR/AcrR family transcriptional regulator has protein sequence MDNRERILACALDLFYQRGYDAVGIQEICQRAGVTKPTMYHYFGSKYGLLETLLEQELGGFVDKLSQVAHFHTNVEQSLYGFATVMLDCANANYRAYLLMMSLSYSARENESYRAVQPYINRIHCLAVQLFDEAAPVLGNMNGRQEQFALGFLGLFNHYILYMGKKEASDLGVQVSEETKRSLIHQFMHGINS, from the coding sequence ATGGATAACAGAGAACGGATTTTGGCATGTGCCCTGGACCTGTTTTATCAGAGGGGGTATGATGCGGTCGGCATTCAGGAAATCTGCCAGAGAGCAGGCGTCACAAAGCCGACCATGTATCACTATTTTGGAAGTAAGTATGGTCTGCTGGAGACGCTGCTTGAACAGGAGCTCGGCGGATTTGTGGACAAGCTCTCGCAGGTGGCGCATTTCCACACGAATGTGGAGCAGTCTCTGTACGGCTTTGCCACGGTTATGCTGGATTGCGCCAATGCGAATTACCGGGCATATCTGCTGATGATGTCCCTGTCCTATTCCGCAAGGGAAAATGAGAGCTATCGCGCGGTGCAGCCGTATATAAACCGGATACACTGTCTTGCCGTCCAGCTTTTTGATGAGGCGGCGCCGGTTCTGGGAAACATGAACGGCAGGCAGGAGCAGTTTGCGCTGGGATTTCTGGGACTTTTTAATCACTATATTCTGTATATGGGAAAGAAAGAGGCGTCGGATCTGGGCGTTCAAGTGAGTGAAGAGACGAAGCGCAGTCTGATACATCAGTTTATGCACGGCATCAATTCGTGA
- a CDS encoding ABC transporter substrate-binding protein: MKNRITKALLAVAVSISMLSGSSIAVMAESTAAINEKNETDEVVIATYRDAIQGSGDAYYCWEGTFVWEALTVNNGGVIEPWLAESWEHNDDCTEWTLHLRQDAYFTDGVQFNADVCLANIDRWGKDLTSTYTSLSIEKTFPNLDTLEKVDDFTIKCTFTEPLTTLEYNLSDYGSPMFSPNCFDEETGVISDYAIGTGPYKIIDHKENEYVLLERNDDYYGTPGNVKTFRIRCIPEAETRISALKSGEVMGLADNGAITMDAAQDLCNTDPNFAMDITPSHMVEYITFNCQNEYLSDSRLRNAVSLATDRDSICEVLYGGLLEPAYSYLSNQSVFHLDIQGEYDMEKAKELAAEVLGDQTVDMNMIIRSNTASDYNCKAVAEYMKQVYAEIGLNIEIEILDSNIYKERQAEGDFDMALTVSGLNNADPASTFKAYFTSDGTSNKQYGLNYYNPEIDELVEKATTIADVDERGEIYDQIQTILYEDMAVCPICYQVNVNIHNVAIENYAGRTFGVGLPTISWTE; the protein is encoded by the coding sequence ATGAAAAACAGAATCACGAAAGCGTTGCTGGCAGTTGCTGTGTCCATTTCCATGCTTTCTGGAAGCAGCATAGCTGTCATGGCGGAGAGCACGGCCGCCATCAATGAAAAGAACGAAACAGATGAAGTGGTAATCGCTACCTACCGGGACGCAATCCAGGGAAGCGGCGACGCTTATTACTGCTGGGAAGGAACCTTCGTCTGGGAAGCTCTGACCGTAAACAACGGCGGCGTAATAGAGCCCTGGCTTGCAGAATCCTGGGAGCACAACGATGATTGTACCGAATGGACTCTGCATCTGCGTCAGGATGCCTACTTTACAGACGGCGTACAGTTTAACGCAGACGTATGCCTGGCAAATATTGACCGCTGGGGCAAGGACCTTACCTCCACCTATACGTCTCTGAGCATTGAAAAGACCTTCCCGAATCTGGATACGCTGGAAAAGGTAGATGATTTTACAATCAAATGCACATTTACGGAGCCTCTTACCACGCTGGAATATAATCTGTCCGATTACGGCAGCCCCATGTTCAGCCCGAACTGCTTTGATGAGGAAACCGGCGTAATCAGCGACTATGCTATCGGCACCGGTCCCTATAAAATCATCGACCACAAAGAAAACGAATATGTTCTTCTGGAAAGAAATGACGACTATTACGGAACGCCGGGAAATGTAAAAACCTTCCGTATCCGCTGCATTCCCGAAGCAGAAACCAGAATTTCCGCACTGAAATCCGGCGAAGTAATGGGACTGGCTGATAACGGCGCTATCACAATGGACGCTGCCCAGGACCTGTGCAATACAGACCCGAACTTTGCAATGGATATTACACCCAGCCATATGGTCGAGTACATCACCTTCAACTGCCAGAATGAATATCTTTCTGATTCCCGGCTACGCAATGCCGTCAGCCTTGCTACAGACAGAGATTCCATTTGTGAGGTTCTCTACGGCGGTCTTCTTGAACCAGCATATTCCTATCTGAGCAATCAGTCTGTATTCCATCTGGATATCCAGGGCGAATATGATATGGAAAAAGCAAAAGAACTTGCCGCCGAGGTACTTGGTGACCAGACGGTAGATATGAACATGATCATCCGTTCCAATACGGCTTCTGATTACAACTGTAAAGCCGTTGCAGAATATATGAAGCAGGTGTACGCGGAAATCGGTCTGAACATCGAAATTGAAATCCTGGATTCCAATATTTACAAAGAGCGTCAGGCTGAGGGAGATTTTGATATGGCTCTGACCGTATCCGGTTTAAACAATGCCGACCCGGCTTCCACCTTTAAAGCATACTTTACCAGCGATGGTACTTCCAACAAACAATATGGTCTGAACTACTACAACCCGGAGATTGATGAGCTGGTAGAAAAAGCCACCACCATCGCAGATGTAGATGAGCGCGGCGAGATTTACGACCAGATTCAGACCATTCTTTACGAGGATATGGCAGTTTGCCCAATCTGCTACCAGGTCAACGTAAATATTCACAACGTTGCCATTGAAAATTACGCCGGAAGAACATTTGGCGTCGGGCTTCCTACCATTTCCTGGACCGAATAA
- a CDS encoding ABC transporter permease — protein sequence MTLIKYLFKKILMLIPVLIGISIVAFALGVSSPGDPVDQVLNPTGDDTYTQEQYDAMAEKMGLDEPLPVQYLNWVKNLSRGDLGRSFFTQKSILEQLQKRIPLSMRLALYAMVLITVFGVGFGILMAMFKDSLLDHILGGICTVALSVPGFWIAIVLIYIFAEELKILPTSGLMTPAGYILPSVTLALPSIGVCARLTRSAILDEIGRQYVLVADAKGLKHRQTVFRHAFVNALIPVITYLGNHMAGILGGASIVETIFALPGIGSYAISAVQSKDYYVVQAYVLFSGSVYVLMTILIDLIYIAINPKIRAGEEVG from the coding sequence ATGACGCTGATCAAATATCTTTTCAAAAAAATCCTTATGCTGATTCCGGTTCTGATAGGAATCAGTATTGTAGCGTTTGCTCTGGGCGTTTCATCCCCCGGCGACCCGGTAGACCAGGTACTGAATCCAACCGGAGACGACACCTACACGCAGGAGCAATATGACGCTATGGCAGAGAAGATGGGACTTGATGAACCTCTGCCGGTCCAATATCTGAACTGGGTCAAAAATTTGTCCAGAGGTGATCTGGGACGTTCCTTTTTTACGCAGAAAAGTATTCTGGAGCAGCTCCAGAAGCGCATCCCTCTGTCAATGCGTCTGGCGCTGTATGCTATGGTGCTGATTACCGTCTTTGGCGTTGGCTTCGGCATATTAATGGCAATGTTTAAAGACAGCCTTCTGGACCATATTCTTGGCGGCATTTGCACAGTGGCATTATCCGTTCCCGGCTTCTGGATCGCTATTGTACTGATTTATATTTTTGCGGAAGAATTAAAAATTCTGCCTACCAGCGGTCTTATGACTCCGGCAGGCTACATTCTCCCTTCTGTAACGCTGGCGCTCCCCAGCATCGGAGTGTGCGCACGGCTGACCAGGAGTGCAATTCTGGATGAAATCGGGCGGCAATACGTGCTGGTGGCTGATGCAAAGGGCTTAAAGCACCGGCAGACAGTTTTTCGTCACGCCTTTGTCAATGCCCTAATTCCGGTAATAACGTATCTGGGAAATCATATGGCAGGCATTCTGGGCGGAGCATCCATCGTTGAAACCATTTTCGCGCTGCCCGGTATCGGAAGCTATGCTATTTCGGCAGTACAGTCCAAGGATTATTATGTTGTCCAGGCGTATGTCCTGTTTTCCGGAAGCGTTTATGTGCTGATGACCATATTAATTGATTTAATCTATATTGCAATTAATCCGAAAATCCGTGCTGGGGAGGAAGTTGGATGA
- a CDS encoding ABC transporter permease has protein sequence MKLKTKLAIGILAIILFCSIFAPVIAPYDPLESDLSAAMQGISREHPLGTDSIGRDILSRVLYGGRQSIVLALAATALSMAIGCLIGLLAGYYGGVVDVIITAVSNVFQGLPGLILMIAIAGILEQGVKSMLIAIVINSWVGFSRIVRGEVMKIKQEYFIDGLRTVGAKDMRILFSHISPNLLGTICVIFATRVASTIISVASLSYLGLGLQPPTPDWGVMISDARQYFRRNPLLVIAPGLCIVLLSLSVNMIADGLRDHFDVRDDQIKNM, from the coding sequence ATGAAGCTGAAAACAAAACTTGCAATAGGCATATTGGCGATTATTTTATTTTGCAGTATCTTTGCCCCTGTGATTGCTCCCTATGACCCGCTGGAATCTGATTTATCCGCCGCCATGCAGGGAATTTCCCGCGAGCATCCTCTTGGAACAGACAGCATCGGCCGCGACATTTTAAGCCGCGTTCTGTATGGCGGGCGGCAGTCTATCGTACTGGCTCTGGCAGCCACAGCGCTCTCTATGGCAATCGGCTGCCTCATCGGGCTTCTGGCGGGTTACTACGGCGGCGTGGTGGATGTGATTATTACAGCGGTATCCAACGTGTTTCAGGGACTGCCCGGTCTTATCTTAATGATTGCGATCGCCGGTATTCTGGAGCAGGGCGTCAAAAGTATGCTGATTGCGATCGTTATTAATTCCTGGGTCGGTTTTTCCCGTATTGTCCGGGGAGAGGTGATGAAAATCAAGCAGGAATATTTTATAGACGGTCTGCGCACCGTCGGGGCAAAAGATATGCGGATCCTCTTTTCCCATATCTCTCCCAATCTTTTAGGAACTATCTGCGTTATTTTTGCCACCAGAGTAGCCAGCACCATCATTTCGGTGGCTTCCCTCAGCTATCTGGGACTTGGTCTGCAGCCGCCCACCCCGGACTGGGGCGTAATGATCAGCGATGCCAGACAATACTTCCGGCGCAATCCCCTTCTGGTAATAGCTCCGGGTCTGTGCATTGTCCTGCTGTCACTTTCTGTAAATATGATTGCCGACGGGCTGCGGGATCACTTTGATGTCCGTGACGACCAGATAAAAAATATGTGA